The nucleotide window gaTTTGCCAGATACCCTTATTCAaaatgacttacatttatcacaATAATACATCTCATCAGAAGTAcaatatcttaaccactaagctaccccTTTCCCTTGCTATCAGTGTTCAGTTCACAAACCTGCAGATCTTAAGGTATTGGGGTGCATTAATGCTGAAAGTTATATGCAAGCATATGCTTTCATTTATGCTTTGATAGAGGTGAAGTCTGTTTTCATTGaagacattttatatttcagaaCGACAATGCTAAATGCACACTGCATCtgttacaacagcatggcttcttaGTAGAAGAGTCCGAAAGCTGAACTGGCCAGTCTTCAGTCCAGACATTTTATCCTTTGAAAACATTTGCTACTGTTATGCGGTAGtgacggaggcggaagccgaggCACCAGCAAACATTGTTTATTCACAAAAGGCAAagccaacacaaatacacacagtgaaAGGGTTAATCCGGTGGTGCACTTTGGGAGCGCGGTCCACAAAGTCCCGAACTGACGAGAGGCAGTTCATAAATATAATCAAAGGGTGCGCGAGTGGGGAAgtgcagcgctgggcagcaacagGAAAACGTAGCTCAAGCAGCGGGTGCATAGAAAGCAGTACCAGGAGGAGCGGGGTAATCCAGGATGCACTTCGGAAAGGCCCGATTACGAGAGGTATGTAGCGGGAACACGCATACGCGACGACACATACCACATGAAACCTACAATATGGGTGAATGTGGGGTTCttataggagctggggatgagtgtGAAACAAGCCCCAGGTGTGTGCAAATGACGCCGAGAGCTTATGAGAAAGCGGATGCAATGACAGCCGCTGAAGGGagtgtggcaggtggattcctgacaaccCCCACCTCCCCAAAGGGAGGCACAAGACGCCCCTAACCCACAGAACGCCCggtgggccagggcactcggaGGATGGCCCCTCCATCCGTCCAGGGCCGAAGGGGACCCGGCAGGCGTCGCCACGGAACCGGGGAAAGCCAGGCAGGATCCTAGACCCGGAACTGAGCGATGTCCACCGCGGAGGACTAAAGCAGGGAGGTGTCCTCCAAGGAGGTCTGGAACGGAGTGAGACCCTCGGCGAGGACCGGAGCACGGGTGaggtccacggcggagaccggAGACTGCGTGATGTCCCCGGCGGAGGTCTGGAGCTGAGAGACGACCACCCCGGCGACCTGGAACGGATCAATGTTACCCAGGAAGGTCTGGAATGGAGCCTCTTTCACCACAGAGACCTAGAACAGAGTGACGCCCTCAGCAGAGACCCGGACCGGCACGACGACCTTGGCAACCACCAGAGGCGGGGTGGAGCTCTCAACAGGGCTTACGGGCTGGAAGACCTCCTGGATGGAGACCGGAGATGGAGCAACACCCCTGACAGTGTCCCGAGGAGGCCAGACGAAGAACTCGATGGATGGAGCTCAGAGGCTGAGCGATGACCTCGGCGGGGTTCACTGGCTTGAGATTGCCCTCCGGGGAGCTCAGGGGCCAGACGTCGATttcggaggagctcgggagtGAGATGTCACCTTGGGAGTAGCTCGGGTCTGTGGGGTTGCCTTTAGAGGATTTAGAGGTCAGGCCGAGTGGTGGTACCTCCACCAAGACCCGGGCTGGTGTCCTCACTCTCTGAAAGCCTTGGGACTGCCAGGCCGCCCTTACATGGTCCTGGAGGCTTGACGTCACCTCCAGCATGACTTATGGATGAGACATTGCCCTTAGATGAGCTCAGGGACGAAACGTCACCGGTGGATGAGCTCTGGGACGAGACGTCATCATCAGAGGAGATCAAGAGTGAAACTTCGCTCAGAGAGGAGCTTGGAGACGTGGCTTCGACCGGAGAAAAGCTCAGAGACGTGGCTTCGACCAGAGAGGAGCTCTGAGACAGGGCTTCTCCCGGAGAGGAGCTCGGAGACGTTGCTTCGCCCGGAGAGGAGCTCGGAGACGTGGCTTCAACCTTCAGGGGAACTCTGTGACGTGGCTTCGCCTTCAGGGTGACTGTGAGGCAAGCCGTCGCcttcagggagactgtggggcaaGCCGTCACcttcagggagactgtggggtGAGCCGTCACcttcagggagactgtggggtGAGCCGTCACcttcagggagactgtggggcgagccgtcaccttcccgttcgcggccaggcggcggttcGACATACCTTTCGTGACCAAGCGGCGGTTCGACCTCCCTTTCGCCGTCCTGGAGTGGAGTGGAGCTCGCTTGGAAACCTTGGAGCGGAACGGCGCTCTCTGGAGTGGAGATCTATGGTGGCCCTTGTGAGGAGCCGGACAAAACAGGCGCAAGAGCCGAATTCGCCTCAAGTCGCGCTCCACAACTTACTAGCCAGAGAGAGGGATTCCCCAGACAGTAGAGAAATGTGGAGCGCAATCATTACTCTTTCCGTTGGGAGAAAGGACAAATTCGACTCCACGTATCCACCAACGCTCCGTAAAAATCTGCCCCACTCTGCCGTtttgccggagaagcgagcaGGGAATCCTGTGACGTCATCAAGGGGGCGTGGGGCGGCCGAGCATGATCCTCGTGACACGGCAGTGGATTTCCGGGTTTTCCCAGgggcggagcttggctgccAATTCATCGCGGCGGAGTGAATCATCCCTCCAAGGTTCGGCTCGCGCCGGGACCATGGCGGTAATCCAATCATatccatatttttattttttttccccttcttttctGTCCTTATATTCCTTTTCAGGGGTTGACGGGGGCGGAAGCCGAGGCACCAGCAAACAGTGTTTATTCACAAAAGGCAACGCCAACACAAATACACGCAGTGAAAGGGTTAATCCGGTGGTGCGCTTTGGGAGCGCGGCCCACAAAGTCCCGAACTGACGAGAGGCAGTCCGTAAATATAATCCAAAGGAGTGCGCGAGCGGGGAAgtgcagcgctgggcagcaacagGAAAACGTAGCTCAAGCAGCGGGTGCATAGAAAGCAGTACCGGGAGGAGCGGGGTAATCCGGGATGCGCTTCGGAAAGGAAGCACAGCCGTGAAAAGAGTGAGGAGGCTGATTACGACAGGTACGTAGTGGGAACACGCATACGCGACGACACATACCACATGAAACCTACAATAATGGACCTGGAATGTGGGTGAGGTGGGGTTTTTAAAGGCGCTGGGGATGAGTGTGAAACGAGCCCCAGGTGTGTGCAATTGATTTCGGGAGCTTATGAGAAAgcggaggcaatgacagccGCCAAAGgaggcatggcaggtggattcctgacagctacacagtggtaaacatggccctgtcccaattTACAGGGAGATGAAGCAGCTATCAAAAAATTACCTAACTTCTTCTACATTTcttaaatttaaacatttaatgtgttctatgttttatgttctattttaaatgaataagtgtatgAGATTagcaaattattgcatttttttttaattaacattttccacagtgtcccaaattttttggaattctaaaaatataattgaatatgaaatgtaaatgagtAATGTTTGGCTATTAACTGTTGTGAAGTTCTGAAACAGTCTCTGCCTTGACTCAAGAAAAagttacatacagtaaatagtCGACtacttttataaattaatagtCAGCTAGTCAGCATGTAATAGTGTGTAACCCCTATAGTGTAGTagtaatgcatttttattttatggttgTCTAATAAAtaacgtgtgtgtatgtgtgtgtcagtgtgtggcCGTTCTATAGTGGATATTGCTGGTGGTCGTGGCCGAGTTTTAGGAGGACAACAAGCTGTAGACAACTCATTTCCCTGGCAGGTGTTTCTACAAcctggaggaagaggaggagcgaTTGTGATTGAGGAAAAATGGCTCCTCACTGCCGCTCACAATTTCAACAAAGAAAAGCTGTCTAAGGATGAATTAAAGGTAGCATTACCCATCAGCTATAACTCTTAATAGtgatatatttttactttagtaTTTGAGCATACTTTTATTGATGTTTTTCAGGCATATGTTGGAAGCAACAAAGTGAGCgactattttaaaagcaacacatAATTTGAATCACTTCCTATTGAATCATTTCACATCCATCCAGGATATAAAAGCCCAGATTACAATAATGATATTGCGTTAATTAAGCTGGCATCATCCCTTACCTTTAATGCAGGTGTAATGCCAGTGTGTCTTCCTGCACAGGACTATGAGCTTGAGAAATCtgggtaacaacattttaacaCGTGCAAATATCCTTGTTTGATTTTGAGAGAAACATTATGATGATGCAGCATTCTCTACTGTTTCTGCTTCAGATGGGTCTCTGGATTTGGAATGACTGAGACATACCACACTGCTAATCATCTCAGGTACATCGCTCTTCCCATTGTGGAGCAAGAAGTGTGTCACTTGTCTTTTGAGGAGGTGAAAAAGACAGTAAGTGATGTGTCCACTCTGACGGAGAACATGTTCTGTGCTGGACTTCCTGAAGGAGGGAAGGACACCTGTCAAGGAGACAGTGGCTCTGGTTTTGTCATGAAAAAGAATGATGTGTTTTACGCAGCAGGAATCGTTAGCTGGGGAGTCGACTGTGGAAGAGCAGGAAGATACGGCGTATACACACGTGTAGCTCGATATGCAAAATGGATCCAGAAAATCATGGAAGAAAACTAGAAGAAAATAGCACAAACTACTTATGTTTGggctgatttaaaaaatatatggttGCGCTGCTAAGtggaaaaataaagataaatattttaccatcacaagctgtttttatttcaatgttattataataaccCCTACTggctgcataaaaaaaaaaaaacctatgtgATATTTTACTTAGCATGCTTTGCATGTGTCAGGTCACATTGCAGGTCGAATTCTCTTTTCCAGCAAATAATGTGACTCCACATGGCCACTACCAACTCCACTTTCTATACTCTACAGTGCACACAATTGCCTAGTTACAGAGTGAGCACAGTTGTGTTAataacacatacaaatacacaaacatgcattCAGGACTCATGAAGTATACGGTATATGTATAATACACATACaagtgcatctcaataaattagaatatcattaaacagttgttttattttagttattcaTTACAAAAAGTGAagcttgtatattatatagattcatcaatCTTCATCGTTCatcgtggtgtcacactctaattagctaattaactcaaaacacctgcaaaggttttctAAACCTTTAAAtgctgctgacttgacagttgtccagaagaccatca belongs to Silurus meridionalis isolate SWU-2019-XX chromosome 4, ASM1480568v1, whole genome shotgun sequence and includes:
- the LOC124385309 gene encoding serine protease 30-like, whose protein sequence is MPVCLPAQDSELEKSGWVSGFGMTETYHTANHLRYIALPIVEQEVCHLSFEEVKKTVSDVSTLTENMFCAGLPEGGKDTCQGDSGSGFVMKKNDVFYAAGIVSWGVDCGRAGRYGVYTRVARYAKWIQKIMEEN